In Methanosarcina barkeri MS, a single window of DNA contains:
- a CDS encoding MBL fold metallo-hydrolase — protein MNRVKIGNVTIKWLGHSGFLLEGDEKKIYIDPYDLSEEPAFEDKADILLITHEHFDHCSPDDIRKVRRSDSTTLIPENLSLQFKGDARRVAEGDVLADGLEIKGTRIEVVPAYNLDKPYHPHGLGVGYIVELGGIRIYHAGDCDFIPEIKNIKADVALLPIGGTYTMDEEEAASAAAAISPKDVIPMHYGKPDITDGNPEKFKTLVHGKNPNINVIILNS, from the coding sequence TGGAAATGTTACAATTAAGTGGTTGGGTCACTCTGGCTTTTTACTTGAGGGGGATGAAAAGAAGATTTATATTGATCCCTATGACCTCAGTGAAGAGCCAGCTTTTGAAGATAAAGCTGATATCCTGTTAATTACTCATGAGCACTTTGACCACTGCAGCCCTGATGATATCCGAAAGGTCCGGCGGTCGGACTCAACCACCCTGATCCCTGAAAATTTATCTCTGCAATTCAAGGGAGACGCAAGGCGGGTTGCTGAGGGAGATGTGCTGGCCGATGGGCTTGAAATAAAGGGAACCCGAATTGAAGTAGTTCCGGCTTATAACCTCGATAAACCTTATCATCCCCATGGATTAGGAGTAGGGTATATAGTGGAACTTGGAGGAATTCGGATTTATCATGCAGGAGACTGTGACTTTATCCCTGAGATAAAAAATATAAAGGCAGATGTTGCTCTCTTGCCTATAGGGGGTACATACACAATGGACGAAGAGGAAGCAGCAAGTGCAGCCGCAGCTATTTCCCCAAAAGACGTAATTCCAATGCACTACGGAAAACCAGATATAACAGATGGGAACCCCGAAAAGTTTAAAACTCTTGTACACGGCAAGAACCCAAATATCAATGTGATTATTCTTAATTCCTGA
- a CDS encoding ribonuclease P protein component 4 codes for MSRIARKQQKNLIQRIAIQRMWRLFELAKSEHAEHPDRSERYVQLIRNISMRNRISIPRDIKSRICKHCYAFLVPGKNARYRLKEGYIVVFCQRCGKEMRYPYKKLK; via the coding sequence ATGTCTAGAATAGCAAGAAAACAGCAGAAGAACCTGATTCAAAGAATCGCAATCCAGCGAATGTGGCGACTTTTTGAGCTTGCAAAAAGCGAGCATGCAGAACATCCTGACCGTAGCGAGCGTTACGTGCAGCTTATCAGGAACATCTCTATGAGAAACCGGATAAGTATTCCGAGAGATATAAAAAGTAGAATTTGCAAACACTGCTACGCTTTTCTCGTGCCCGGAAAAAATGCCCGTTACAGGCTGAAGGAAGGATATATCGTTGTTTTTTGCCAGCGCTGCGGAAAAGAGATGAGGTATCCTTATAAAAAATTAAAATAA
- a CDS encoding signal recognition particle protein Srp19 has protein sequence MRDRGKLVIWPVYLDQTKSRSSGRIISRKNAIKEPQLNEIKEAARQLGLNPEVEPHKAYPKSWWEVSGRVLVDDNGPKTVIAKQIAVAIKKMRGPESSAKA, from the coding sequence ATGAGAGATAGGGGAAAACTTGTAATCTGGCCTGTATATCTCGACCAGACAAAATCAAGGAGCAGCGGCAGAATAATTTCCCGGAAAAATGCTATAAAGGAACCGCAGCTTAATGAGATAAAAGAAGCAGCCCGACAACTTGGCCTGAATCCCGAAGTAGAACCTCATAAAGCATATCCCAAGTCCTGGTGGGAAGTAAGCGGGAGAGTGCTCGTGGATGATAATGGTCCGAAAACCGTTATTGCAAAACAGATAGCTGTAGCCATAAAGAAGATGCGAGGGCCGGAGAGCTCTGCTAAAGCTTAA
- a CDS encoding type I restriction endonuclease subunit R, whose protein sequence is MNSNQTPEQKARNDIDRKLNVSGWIVQEKSKIDWTASRGIAVKEYFTDVGPADYVLFVDKKPVGIIEAKKDEEGHRLTVFEEQSSGYATSKLKYLNNDPLPFVYESTGELTRFTDVRDPKPRSRPVFSFYRPETFEEYIKKKPLRERLLDIPKLRTDGLRECQIIAISNLEKSFKDNRPRALIQMATGSGKTYTAITFIYRLLKFADAKKVLFLVDTRNLGEQAEQEFKNYTPNDDNRKFTELYNVQRLRSSYITSDSQVCISTIQRLYSILKGEELDEINEEENPAERGWQPKEPLPVVYNEKVPIEEFDFVVVDECHRSIYNLWQQVLDYFDAFLIGLTATPDKRTFAFFNENVVSEYSHEDAVADGVNVGYDVYTIETEITKNGSKINAQEFVDKREKLTRKKRWEQLDEDFTYTSKNLDRDVVSLNQIRRVIRTFKEKLPEIFPGRKEVPKTLIFAKNDSHADDIINIVREEFGEGNAFCKKVTYKAEEDPKSVLSAFRNEYNPRIAVTVDMIATGTDIKPLECLLFMRDVKSKNYFEQMKGRGTRTLDYDDLKKVTPSAISAKTHFVIVDAVGVTKTMKTDSRPLERQKSTSLKDLLAAVTFGAQDEDLYVSLANRLARLDRQINEGERATFAEKANGKTINQTVKDLLNAYNPDIIELKASEINQLQPEILEADARNKAQEKLIDIARSTFSGELNEYIENVRRVHEQIIDTVNLDTVNRAGWDKDTVVQADELVNDFKAYMEANKDELTALRIFYNQPYRRREVTYAMLKEVMEKLKLEKPQFAPLRVWQAYEQLEKVNGNSPKKQLTALVSLIRRITEIDPVLTAYDQTVNRNFQDWVFKKQAGTLKFNEDQMNWLRMIKDYVATSFHLEIDDLDYTPFDALGGRGRMYQLFGDEMNMVISELNEALAA, encoded by the coding sequence ATGAATAGTAACCAAACTCCGGAGCAGAAAGCCAGAAATGATATCGATAGAAAATTAAATGTTTCTGGCTGGATAGTGCAGGAAAAGAGCAAAATCGACTGGACTGCTTCCAGAGGCATTGCAGTTAAGGAGTATTTTACTGACGTAGGACCTGCTGACTATGTATTATTTGTTGATAAAAAGCCCGTTGGGATTATTGAAGCAAAAAAGGATGAAGAAGGTCACCGGTTAACCGTCTTTGAGGAACAATCATCCGGGTATGCTACAAGCAAGCTAAAATACCTTAACAACGACCCGTTGCCTTTTGTGTACGAGAGTACCGGGGAACTTACACGCTTTACAGACGTTCGCGACCCAAAACCAAGGTCCAGACCTGTTTTTTCATTTTACAGACCTGAAACTTTTGAGGAATATATTAAAAAGAAACCTTTGAGGGAAAGGTTGCTGGATATTCCTAAATTGAGGACCGACGGTCTTCGGGAATGCCAGATTATAGCAATTTCAAATCTTGAAAAGTCCTTTAAGGACAACCGCCCAAGAGCTCTTATCCAGATGGCGACAGGTTCGGGAAAAACCTATACTGCTATAACCTTCATCTATCGATTGCTGAAGTTTGCGGATGCAAAAAAGGTGCTATTTCTTGTTGATACCAGGAACCTTGGTGAACAGGCAGAACAGGAATTCAAAAATTATACTCCCAATGATGATAACCGCAAATTTACCGAACTCTACAATGTACAGCGTTTACGTTCCAGTTATATCACATCAGACAGCCAGGTGTGTATTTCCACAATCCAGCGGCTTTACTCTATTCTGAAGGGCGAAGAGCTGGATGAGATCAACGAAGAAGAAAACCCTGCTGAGAGAGGCTGGCAGCCAAAGGAACCGCTTCCTGTAGTTTATAATGAGAAAGTTCCCATTGAAGAGTTTGATTTTGTAGTTGTAGATGAGTGCCACCGTTCCATATACAACCTGTGGCAGCAGGTTCTGGATTACTTTGATGCTTTTTTGATAGGTCTGACAGCCACACCGGACAAGCGCACTTTTGCTTTTTTCAATGAGAACGTAGTAAGTGAGTACAGTCATGAAGACGCAGTGGCAGACGGCGTGAATGTGGGTTATGACGTGTATACCATCGAGACTGAAATTACCAAAAACGGGTCAAAAATAAATGCGCAGGAGTTTGTGGACAAACGGGAGAAGCTTACCCGTAAAAAACGCTGGGAACAGCTGGATGAAGATTTCACCTATACTTCCAAAAACTTAGACCGAGATGTGGTTAGCCTCAACCAGATACGACGTGTGATACGAACATTTAAGGAAAAGTTACCTGAGATCTTTCCCGGCAGAAAGGAAGTTCCAAAAACCCTGATTTTTGCCAAGAACGATAGCCATGCCGATGATATTATCAATATTGTGCGGGAAGAGTTCGGAGAAGGCAATGCCTTTTGCAAAAAAGTGACCTACAAGGCCGAAGAAGACCCTAAATCAGTATTGTCAGCTTTTCGCAATGAGTACAATCCCAGAATAGCGGTTACAGTAGACATGATTGCCACAGGCACGGATATCAAGCCGCTGGAATGCCTGCTCTTTATGAGGGATGTAAAAAGCAAGAATTATTTTGAGCAGATGAAGGGCCGAGGTACACGAACTCTGGACTATGATGATCTGAAAAAAGTGACACCATCTGCAATTTCAGCCAAGACTCATTTTGTAATTGTGGACGCGGTGGGCGTTACAAAGACCATGAAAACCGACAGCCGACCTCTGGAACGCCAGAAAAGCACATCTCTGAAAGACCTGCTTGCAGCAGTTACCTTTGGGGCTCAGGACGAAGACCTTTATGTTTCTCTGGCTAATCGGCTTGCAAGACTGGATAGACAGATAAACGAAGGCGAAAGAGCTACTTTTGCGGAGAAAGCGAACGGAAAAACGATCAATCAGACTGTTAAGGACTTGCTCAATGCATACAATCCTGACATCATTGAGCTCAAAGCTTCTGAGATTAACCAACTCCAGCCGGAGATTTTAGAGGCTGATGCAAGGAATAAAGCGCAGGAGAAACTGATTGATATTGCCAGATCAACTTTCTCCGGCGAGCTGAATGAATATATTGAAAATGTCCGCAGAGTCCATGAGCAGATTATTGATACCGTGAACCTTGACACTGTTAACAGAGCCGGCTGGGATAAAGACACTGTGGTACAGGCGGATGAACTGGTTAATGACTTTAAGGCGTATATGGAAGCAAATAAAGATGAGCTCACAGCCCTGAGAATTTTCTACAACCAGCCCTACAGGCGCAGGGAAGTTACCTACGCGATGTTAAAAGAAGTGATGGAGAAACTGAAGCTGGAAAAGCCCCAATTCGCTCCTTTGAGGGTCTGGCAGGCTTACGAGCAGCTGGAAAAGGTGAATGGGAATTCCCCGAAAAAACAATTGACTGCTCTGGTTTCTCTGATCCGCAGGATAACCGAGATCGACCCTGTGCTGACAGCCTATGACCAGACCGTGAACCGGAATTTCCAGGACTGGGTATTTAAAAAACAGGCAGGAACTCTGAAATTTAATGAAGACCAGATGAACTGGCTTCGCATGATTAAAGATTATGTTGCAACCAGCTTTCATCTGGAAATCGATGACCTTGATTACACTCCCTTTGATGCTCTTGGCGGGCGAGGCAGAATGTACCAGCTTTTCGGGGACGAAATGAATATGGTTATCAGCGAATTGAACGAGGCACTGGCGGCGTGA
- a CDS encoding restriction endonuclease subunit S, which produces MKERSIWLNAKLGEISREIKPGYPSGKHNSVGNGKLHFRPYNISNEGEVNLTQTKFVPLKNEDYYLKSQDIIFNNTNSPELLGKTCIINKDTDWVYSNHMTRIRLKPRFDPRFYARYLHYLKYTGFYKVNCSNHVNQASIASGFLNQNLEVPICPLPEQRAIVSKIEQLFSELDNGIANLKLAQEQLKVYRQAVLKKAFEGYVKVPFSDLVKSSQNGISKRSGKEGSEFKVLRLADISNLEIDYSSPRCIRLTSSEINKYKLFKDDLVCIRVNGSKNLVGRLIITSKKDDLNNWAFCDHFIRFSLDLSNTVPKYYYYYFQTMEVRQYVHENMVSSAGQNTVSQSTIKSILVPFCSLPEQQVIVQEIETRLSVCDKIEQDIETNLERAEALRQSILKKAFEGKLLNEKELAEVRGAEDWEPAEVLLERIKAEKVGNRKKRKQTTEKQKNIIQEDKGLIQQATLQAFEQIDK; this is translated from the coding sequence ATGAAAGAAAGAAGCATATGGTTAAATGCCAAGCTTGGTGAAATTTCAAGAGAAATAAAACCAGGATATCCAAGCGGTAAACATAATTCTGTAGGAAATGGGAAACTCCATTTCAGGCCTTATAATATATCAAATGAGGGAGAAGTAAATCTTACCCAAACTAAGTTTGTCCCGCTAAAAAACGAGGACTACTATCTAAAGTCTCAGGACATTATTTTTAATAATACCAATAGCCCTGAGCTGCTTGGTAAGACGTGTATTATCAATAAAGACACTGATTGGGTTTATTCAAACCATATGACTAGGATAAGGTTGAAACCTAGATTTGATCCAAGGTTTTACGCAAGATATTTACATTATCTAAAATACACGGGTTTCTATAAAGTTAATTGTTCTAATCATGTTAATCAAGCTAGCATTGCGTCGGGTTTTCTTAATCAAAACTTGGAAGTGCCTATATGCCCTCTCCCCGAACAACGCGCTATAGTCTCTAAAATCGAACAACTCTTCAGCGAACTGGACAACGGCATTGCAAATCTCAAACTGGCACAGGAACAGCTCAAAGTTTATCGGCAGGCGGTGCTGAAGAAAGCATTTGAGGGATACGTAAAAGTACCTTTTTCAGATCTTGTGAAATCATCTCAAAATGGAATTTCTAAGAGAAGTGGGAAAGAAGGATCTGAGTTTAAAGTTTTGCGCTTGGCAGACATCAGTAATCTGGAAATAGATTATAGCAGCCCAAGATGTATAAGATTAACATCTTCAGAGATAAATAAATACAAACTTTTTAAAGATGATTTAGTTTGTATAAGAGTCAATGGAAGTAAAAATTTAGTTGGTAGACTGATAATTACAAGTAAAAAAGACGATTTAAACAATTGGGCTTTCTGCGATCACTTTATACGCTTTTCGCTTGATCTTTCTAATACAGTTCCAAAATATTACTATTATTATTTCCAAACGATGGAAGTAAGACAATATGTCCACGAAAATATGGTTTCATCAGCAGGGCAAAACACTGTTAGTCAAAGTACTATTAAATCCATATTGGTTCCTTTTTGTTCTCTTCCCGAACAACAAGTCATCGTTCAGGAAATCGAAACTCGCCTTTCAGTCTGCGATAAGATAGAGCAAGATATTGAAACCAATCTGGAAAGAGCCGAAGCACTGCGGCAGAGTATTTTGAAAAAAGCATTTGAGGGGAAGTTGCTTAATGAAAAAGAGCTGGCAGAGGTTCGAGGGGCAGAAGATTGGGAGCCGGCTGAAGTTTTGCTTGAAAGAATAAAGGCTGAAAAGGTAGGAAATAGAAAGAAAAGGAAGCAGACAACTGAAAAACAGAAAAATATCATTCAAGAAGACAAAGGACTAATTCAACAAGCTACCCTGCAAGCTTTCGAGCAAATTGACAAGTAA
- a CDS encoding class I SAM-dependent DNA methyltransferase yields MSEYTSSIVSKVWSFCNVLRDGGVSYGDYLEQLTYLIFLKMAEEFSKPPYNRNIGIPEEYTWDKLKQQRGAELDTCYRELLEELGQKPGMLGQIFLKAQNKVSDPAMLYKIIDMIDKESWVMMGVDTKGEIYEGLLQKNAEDTKSGAGQYFTPRPLIKVMVQCLQPEPLKTIGDPCCGTGGFFLAAYDFLTSHYRLDKEQSRFLKNKTFGGNEIVAGTRRLALMNMFLHNIGEIDGEPMISNSDALIADPGYRYDYILTNPPFGKKSSMTFTNEEGEQEKEELTYNRQDFWTTTSNKQLNFLQHIHTILKTGGQAAVVLPDNVLFEGGAGEIIRKKLLETTDLHTILRLPTGIFYANGVKANVLFFEAKTASKEPWTKEVWIYDYRTNVHHTLKKNPMKYSDLEDFIQCYNPENRHIRKETWSEESPEGRFRRFIYDDIVARDKTNLDIFWLKDKSLADLDNLPDPEILANEIIENMEASLASFKEIIATINGESEEN; encoded by the coding sequence ATGTCTGAATATACCTCATCCATCGTTTCCAAAGTCTGGAGCTTCTGCAACGTCCTGCGGGACGGGGGAGTGAGCTATGGCGATTATCTGGAACAGTTGACTTATCTCATATTTCTAAAAATGGCTGAAGAATTCAGTAAGCCGCCGTATAACAGAAATATCGGCATCCCTGAAGAATATACCTGGGACAAACTGAAACAGCAGCGGGGAGCCGAACTCGATACTTGTTACAGGGAACTGCTGGAAGAACTTGGTCAAAAACCGGGGATGCTTGGGCAGATTTTCCTCAAAGCCCAGAACAAGGTCAGCGACCCTGCAATGCTGTACAAGATCATTGACATGATCGACAAAGAAAGCTGGGTCATGATGGGTGTGGATACAAAAGGAGAAATCTACGAAGGGCTCCTGCAAAAAAATGCTGAAGATACGAAAAGCGGAGCCGGTCAGTACTTCACCCCAAGGCCGCTAATCAAAGTCATGGTTCAGTGTCTCCAGCCTGAGCCCCTGAAAACAATCGGAGATCCCTGCTGCGGCACAGGCGGGTTCTTTTTAGCAGCCTATGATTTTCTTACCTCACACTACCGGCTGGACAAGGAGCAGAGCCGCTTCCTGAAAAACAAAACCTTTGGCGGGAATGAAATCGTTGCAGGTACCCGGCGGCTTGCCCTGATGAACATGTTCCTGCACAACATAGGGGAAATCGACGGAGAACCCATGATCTCAAATTCCGATGCTCTTATTGCCGATCCCGGTTATCGTTACGATTACATCCTCACAAACCCGCCGTTTGGAAAAAAAAGCAGCATGACCTTCACAAACGAAGAAGGCGAGCAGGAAAAAGAAGAACTCACTTACAACCGCCAGGACTTCTGGACAACTACAAGCAACAAACAGCTAAACTTTTTGCAGCACATCCATACTATCCTTAAAACCGGCGGGCAGGCAGCAGTTGTACTGCCGGACAACGTCCTGTTCGAAGGTGGAGCAGGCGAGATTATCCGAAAAAAGCTTCTCGAAACCACTGACCTGCATACAATCCTGCGTCTGCCAACAGGGATTTTCTATGCAAACGGTGTAAAGGCAAACGTGCTCTTCTTTGAAGCAAAAACTGCATCAAAAGAACCATGGACAAAAGAAGTGTGGATCTATGACTACCGTACAAATGTGCATCACACATTGAAAAAGAACCCTATGAAATATTCGGATCTGGAAGACTTCATTCAATGCTACAACCCCGAAAACCGCCACATCCGAAAAGAAACCTGGAGTGAAGAATCTCCAGAAGGCAGGTTCCGGAGATTTATCTATGATGATATTGTAGCAAGGGATAAGACGAATCTGGATATCTTCTGGCTCAAGGACAAAAGCCTTGCGGATCTGGACAACCTTCCGGACCCAGAGATTCTTGCAAATGAAATAATAGAGAATATGGAAGCCTCCTTAGCGAGTTTTAAGGAGATTATTGCTACTATTAATGGTGAAAGTGAAGAGAATTAA
- a CDS encoding DUF5803 family protein, with amino-acid sequence MKMKTKIVFILLALMVVFASGCMEQKKEIVIDKPGNVSSYEFEIFQNESSNQTLANTTTYYLLENDTKVQVVHIVVNTSKLEIYPPDILGGSSEESPIQNFVQLVGPANETEANPKTFEKLSSKTNTSDINYTLTQEVIQGVKVINLELKEPVTGFIAYTLENSGEQSFAFVKHDSEFVRVVLPEGYVTGNRVFGIARPEPSSVTYDEKGRQTLLWIPSKTGDQEETIQVKYYTQSAPLLFSAAIIVLLFGVGLVLLHYSRSKKKLEAVRGILDLEKEYEKKQRKRK; translated from the coding sequence ATGAAAATGAAAACGAAAATAGTGTTTATACTCCTTGCCCTGATGGTGGTCTTTGCATCGGGATGTATGGAGCAAAAAAAGGAAATTGTCATAGATAAGCCTGGTAATGTCTCTAGTTATGAATTTGAGATTTTTCAGAATGAGTCAAGCAATCAGACGCTTGCAAATACCACTACATACTACCTGCTGGAAAACGATACGAAAGTACAGGTTGTTCACATCGTAGTAAATACCAGTAAGCTTGAGATCTATCCTCCCGACATCCTGGGTGGCAGTTCAGAGGAAAGTCCTATTCAAAATTTCGTACAGCTTGTGGGCCCGGCAAACGAGACCGAAGCGAACCCGAAAACATTTGAAAAACTTTCCAGCAAAACGAACACATCGGATATTAATTATACTCTGACTCAGGAAGTTATCCAGGGTGTGAAAGTTATAAACCTGGAGCTTAAGGAGCCTGTTACAGGTTTTATTGCATATACGCTTGAGAATTCGGGAGAGCAGAGTTTTGCATTTGTTAAACACGATTCCGAATTCGTTCGCGTGGTACTTCCAGAAGGATATGTTACTGGCAACAGGGTATTCGGGATAGCAAGGCCTGAGCCTTCGAGTGTAACTTATGATGAAAAAGGAAGGCAAACTCTCCTGTGGATTCCCTCGAAGACGGGAGACCAGGAAGAAACCATTCAGGTGAAATACTATACCCAGTCAGCACCCCTGCTATTCTCAGCCGCAATTATAGTTCTGCTCTTCGGAGTCGGCCTTGTACTTTTACATTATTCCAGAAGTAAAAAGAAACTTGAGGCTGTTAGAGGAATTCTCGATCTCGAAAAAGAATATGAGAAGAAGCAGCGAAAAAGGAAATGA
- a CDS encoding type IV pilin translates to MTVYRISLLMKTWGKIRAKEFFSSESVSDAVTPIIGSLLMLIVLVVLASVTAISFSNIANEGKSTQPLMARISLESCEGGLSSTNFSEINDEETANFQKNRIVLLHKGGDSLPLDTISIKISGDGNAYQGIVTGGGHLLYGDTQVIYENLGSKEKNNTYANQNDALLKDGFWSVGERLTLHGRDRWKSDISTVKVSVNGDSDTSNNYGFKAGSEITLKVIDIKSSNVIAEQKVIVKHAVS, encoded by the coding sequence ATGACAGTTTATCGTATTTCTTTATTGATGAAAACCTGGGGAAAAATACGAGCTAAAGAGTTTTTTTCATCAGAATCAGTATCTGATGCCGTAACTCCTATTATAGGTTCTCTTCTTATGTTGATTGTTCTGGTTGTACTTGCAAGTGTGACTGCTATCAGTTTTTCCAATATTGCCAATGAAGGCAAAAGCACTCAACCGCTGATGGCAAGGATTTCACTTGAATCGTGCGAAGGAGGGCTTTCCTCTACTAATTTTAGTGAGATAAACGACGAAGAGACAGCAAATTTTCAAAAAAACAGGATTGTGCTTCTACACAAAGGAGGTGACTCTCTTCCTCTTGACACCATATCCATAAAGATTTCAGGAGATGGAAATGCCTACCAGGGTATTGTTACAGGAGGTGGACATCTTCTCTACGGAGATACACAGGTGATTTACGAAAACTTGGGTTCGAAAGAAAAAAATAACACATATGCAAACCAAAACGATGCACTACTTAAAGATGGTTTCTGGAGCGTTGGAGAAAGGCTGACTCTCCATGGGCGGGATAGATGGAAGTCCGATATTTCCACTGTAAAAGTAAGTGTCAATGGGGACAGTGATACCTCCAATAATTACGGCTTTAAAGCAGGATCTGAAATTACCCTCAAGGTTATTGACATTAAAAGCAGCAATGTCATTGCTGAACAAAAAGTTATTGTAAAACATGCAGTAAGCTAA
- a CDS encoding MTH865 family protein, which produces MGIKEEVYEQIIEILKDAKFPINTMDELIAALPEGLDTTGRIGGAEVTAREAEGLITEKDFPLKDAKYVADLLIERAGL; this is translated from the coding sequence ATGGGCATAAAGGAAGAAGTTTACGAACAGATTATTGAAATACTTAAAGATGCAAAATTTCCCATAAATACGATGGATGAGTTGATTGCTGCCTTGCCTGAAGGGCTTGACACCACAGGCAGAATCGGTGGTGCTGAAGTTACTGCAAGAGAGGCGGAAGGCCTGATTACTGAAAAGGATTTTCCGTTGAAAGACGCAAAATATGTGGCAGATCTATTGATCGAAAGAGCCGGACTTTAA
- a CDS encoding class I SAM-dependent methyltransferase, giving the protein MTIQENQIKQTIARIWDVSSETYDSNEGHGIKSEAEREAWKKVFKNLLPPGRLKVLDVGCGTCEIGLLFAEMGHHVTGLDLSKKMLAKAREKASRRGFDSVFKKGDAEAPPFKAGSFDVVVNRHLLWTLPHPDTAVQNWKKVLVEGGKLIVIDGVWNDGSIETNARRLVSDFCTLLVERRNPRKGNYSKEIDSELPNRHGVSPEKMLEYFRAAGFKNIKDIDLKDIMDLQRENMPFRKRIAYSYKYHLIYGEK; this is encoded by the coding sequence ATGACCATTCAGGAAAACCAGATCAAACAGACCATTGCCCGCATATGGGATGTTTCATCCGAGACCTATGACAGCAATGAAGGGCATGGGATTAAGAGTGAAGCTGAAAGAGAAGCCTGGAAAAAAGTGTTTAAAAACCTGCTTCCTCCGGGCAGGTTGAAAGTGCTTGACGTAGGCTGCGGGACATGCGAAATCGGGCTGTTGTTTGCTGAAATGGGACATCATGTTACAGGCCTTGACCTTTCAAAAAAAATGCTTGCAAAAGCCAGGGAAAAAGCTTCCAGAAGAGGGTTTGACAGTGTTTTCAAAAAAGGGGATGCTGAGGCTCCTCCTTTTAAGGCAGGGTCATTTGATGTAGTTGTCAACCGCCACCTCCTCTGGACCCTTCCGCACCCTGATACTGCGGTCCAGAACTGGAAAAAAGTGCTTGTGGAAGGAGGAAAGCTTATTGTTATCGATGGAGTCTGGAATGACGGTTCAATCGAAACAAACGCAAGGAGACTTGTAAGTGATTTCTGCACTTTGCTTGTTGAAAGAAGGAATCCCAGAAAAGGAAATTACTCTAAGGAGATAGACAGCGAACTTCCAAACAGGCATGGAGTCTCTCCTGAAAAAATGCTTGAATATTTCAGGGCTGCCGGATTCAAAAATATAAAAGACATCGACCTGAAAGATATCATGGATCTTCAGAGAGAGAATATGCCATTCAGGAAACGAATAGCCTACAGTTACAAGTACCATTTAATCTACGGGGAAAAGTGA